The following is a genomic window from Azospirillaceae bacterium.
ATTTTCCTGCGCTGCAAGGCCTGCCATAGCGCCGAGAAGGATGGCGCCGACAAGCTGGGCCCCAACCTGTGGGGCGTGGTCGGCCGCAAGTCCGCCAGCAAGGAAGGCTTCAGCTATTCTCCTGCCTTCAAGGGCGCCAACCTGACCTGGGATCCGGCCACGCTGGACACCTACCTGACCGGTCCGTCCAAGCTGATC
Proteins encoded in this region:
- a CDS encoding cytochrome c family protein, encoding MKIAAAVALLVLAAAGTAAADPAAGDVAKGEKIFLRCKACHSAEKDGADKLGPNLWGVVGRKSASKEGFSYSPAFKGANLTWDPATLDTYLTGPSKLIPGNRMAFPGLPNPQDRADVIAYLSSLK